In Blautia wexlerae DSM 19850, a single window of DNA contains:
- a CDS encoding glycoside hydrolase family 5 protein, whose translation MDAVRILVPYFIFGDREPFIGCIEELDKAFNWAEKYGLQILIDLHTAPDSQNGFDNGGISGVCKWSQEPDEVEFELTVLERLAERYGTRKGLWGIEILNEPILEDMWESMKDTERYPAVDPEKAKGTKLNTMEFIRGFYLEAYDRIRKHMSEDKYVVFHDAFCLKAWKDFMREDKYKNVVLDIHQYLMVAEMKGCQQTVEEYVKYVKELKKDIAEMQEYFPVICMAFFSVDKYYAKVVEDLSQGKHRGE comes from the coding sequence ATGGATGCAGTGAGAATCCTGGTTCCATATTTCATTTTCGGTGACAGAGAACCATTCATCGGATGTATTGAAGAACTGGATAAAGCATTTAACTGGGCTGAAAAATATGGACTGCAGATTCTGATTGATCTTCATACAGCACCGGACAGCCAGAATGGATTTGACAACGGTGGAATCAGTGGTGTATGCAAATGGTCACAGGAGCCGGACGAAGTGGAGTTCGAGCTTACAGTATTGGAAAGACTGGCAGAGAGATACGGAACAAGAAAAGGATTATGGGGAATTGAGATCCTGAACGAGCCAATACTGGAAGATATGTGGGAATCCATGAAGGATACAGAACGCTATCCTGCGGTTGATCCTGAGAAAGCTAAAGGAACAAAGCTAAATACAATGGAATTCATCCGTGGTTTTTATCTGGAAGCATACGACAGAATCCGCAAACATATGTCGGAAGACAAATATGTGGTATTCCATGATGCATTCTGCTTAAAAGCATGGAAAGATTTTATGCGTGAAGACAAATACAAGAACGTAGTTCTGGATATTCATCAGTATCTGATGGTTGCAGAAATGAAGGGCTGCCAGCAGACTGTAGAAGAGTACGTGAAATATGTAAAAGAGCTGAAAAAGGACATCGCAGAAATGCAGGAATACTTCCCGGTAATCTGCATGGCATTCTTCAGCGTAGATAAATACTATGCAAAAGTAGTGGAGGATCTGTCTCAGGGTAAACACAGAGGCGAATAA